Part of the Macrobrachium rosenbergii isolate ZJJX-2024 chromosome 2, ASM4041242v1, whole genome shotgun sequence genome is shown below.
aatgctggccaatgtaattgaagcatctggggaacaggagagagagagagagagagagagagagagagagagagagagagagagagtttaacggtTGTCATTCAAGAGTTTTCCCAgtcagtgctgggttggtcagttaatctatacagtatatataaaaatgggtgtatgtatgtgtgtgtgtatgttccaccataactctgaaatgctttgagcaatttcaaccaaacttggtatactgtacatatgacttactatctggaaaagaatactgtgggggtaagacatcaatagaaccaaagggcaccaaagggggtgggggtgggaagggcttccctgaaacggggctggttctgcctgtagacttagtaactagacaaactttatgggtttatcataaCTCATTTCAGTACACATGTGACAtatactatttggaaaagaatacagtggagtaagacattactggcaccaaaggaggtaggggtgggaaggggtgacataaaaataactgaaaacagtgtctaatccatagttttcgaggtcgctgtgatgaatagtgacactaccgttgccctttaagtccaagttcagccccaataggaagggagagtgagaaggggtgaatataaaatggcaaaaatgttGGGAATGTaactaaagcaactatcttaaaagggagagggtgaaacagtttttatcccacaAATACCACTCGTTCTGGCGGATCTCTCTTTTAACTTTAAGAGATagcaatttccagtgagacttgcatTCTTAATCACaatcaacaaggcacagggacagtctattaagtactgCGGTGTGGatttgagatcgtcatgtttttcccaAGGACAACTTcatgttgcttgctcaagggtgggttcacccaagaattcatttattcttgctcctgatggttaaactaaaaatgttgtttacaaacaaattttattaaaatagtacagtattatagtgaatttgtgaaagattttactttataatttgtatactgtattcatatttttaaaaacctataaacaaaaattctttgacATTACACTAGATAGATTTGGTTCCTTTTCCTATTAAACAGAAAGTTGGGATAAATAGATATTCAggtgtgttctatgctttgggtgtattctatGGTCTGGGTGTGCtctacgctttgagtttttacTGTGCAATGCCGAGTACATcagctagtaataataataataataataataataataagtattttatACTCTGCGTGTAAAAATATGTGCATTTGCCAGCTGTTTACATAGGGAGCGAGCAGTAACCATTTTCTACTCATATTTTTGTATCTCCCCATTAAAAATCTAATCAACATCGTATCCAAATCTTAATATGTGAGTGTGTAAGCAGGACTCAATAAAGATGTATTACAGGAATACTGTTATTCACTTGGTAtggcaaacaaaaatatatgaaaaccttACACCATCCAAAATATGTAGTTACCTGAGCCTAAACTACCCATACCAGTGGTTAAAACACtaagtaaatatgaaattctgatgtgcacaattaaacattttattgagGGATATTAACTTTCCTAAACGGGGAGTAAAATAATGGTACACAACGCAAGAAAGGAGCAGACAGACACATAAATTTAATGGTTTTCACTATAGCATTCATGACAGCATACACATGCTGTCATTAATACTACAGGGACAATCACTGAATTTATATGTACATTCTCTGTTTCCTTGGCTATTATTGTACATGTAAACTGTAGCTTCTGTTAGTATTTGTACgaatgtctgtctatctgtttactTCCCAATTTTCTTTTGCACTGCTTAatgttattttactgtaaattttgaAAAGGCCAATCTCCCttaataaaatattactgtaatataattaTGTTAATCAGTAGAGTAATAGGTTTAATACACATCACCCCAAGGTTTCAACCAATGACACATGACAGCCAAATACCCTATGGATAGTGTAAGTTTAATGTGCATATACCAAAATGCAGTACAATACAGTAGTTGCCTGCGGAGTATAAAATCATCCAACAGACATACACGATCACCTGCAGTCCCTGaggtacttttttatattttattattccataATATATTGTTAAATTCATTGCTGAACCAAAGAACTTACAATTATCCTCAACAAAATAATGCTACATACCAAAGAATGGGTGAAAGGATGAAACAAATTTCATACAAATGCTACACTGACTCTACTGTATTGTGTAACCTATACTACCAGGTCTTGGGTCTTTGTTTCAAAAGATTTCATTACATATCAAGAGGCCAGACACCAAGAACTGTCTGTAAAGTTGAGGTGCAAGTTACCGTAATCATATAAAAACCTTGGCTAAGCAACACACCAATCACTAAAAAATAACTAGAATATAAGTACCTTTTCATTCTCTACCAAATCCTTTCGCTCCAAATTATCaaatatagtgtatattattattgtacttaCAAATATTACGATGAAGCACAATTTATTATGGGATACTATTACTGCACTGTCAAGAATTTGCTGGCATCTGCTGAACTAACTTCATAACCTTATCAAGAACTACTTCATTAGTGCACTGAATGGAACCTGGCTCATATGGTGGTGATATCACAGCAGTTTGCAATACCTGcaagtcaaaagtaaaaaataatgaaaatgtgctGCAAAAGTATTATTGAACGTGGTAAAAAAGTAAATCACTAATTGTaaacttttatcacaaaaaaaattattcaaaggaTAAACTACTACATAACCAATGAAACAACTGGTTTACCTCAATGCTCATATCATCTCTGATGGTGTATGGGACGCGATTACCAGCTAACCAAACGCACAGGCTTTCACGCCGTTCCACTATTTCTCTACTGCTATAATGAACCTGCAAACATTTGGAAATGGGTAACTTTCTcatcaaatatatgtaaattcagAGCTATTGTCTGAACTTGATGGAAGTACTGATTCTGTAGACCAGGTGATTGAATATTCTTCATGCATTGTCATTGTATTACTGGAATCTCGATTTAAGGAGGTGATGTGAAAATCTCTACATTATAAACTAGTTTGATACCACTGAATCACATTTCTACCATCTgtaaggaatggatgaaaagtaaatgtCTGAAAAATAATGTAGCTGGGGGCTGAAGTGACTCTGCAAAGAGCCTCAGTATCAATTTCACTCTAATCACGTGTACGGACAAATACATACGAGCATTAACTTTGAAGCAAAGTAacgttaataaaaataagtaccCAAGCTAAGTCACAGCATTTTCCGCTCAGGAAATAGAGACGTCattaggaaaaacaacaaaacatgtaCTCTTCCAAGAAATGActacaaaaaggaaaacaaaatactgGTAGTTAcgaaagcaaaaattaaattatagatttctttatcttgaCCTACATCCTATATTAAAACAACCATAAATTTACAAACTACTGAAAAATGGGCTTCAGCACTCACTACAGATATGATAACCTAATAAGACTACAGTAATTGTAGGATATGGAAGATGTCCTTAAGAGATTAAAGGGACCCCATCTAATGCAGCACTGACCCAAGATATGTATTTTGTATACCTCTACACAGAGGCAAATTTTAAGGACCTCCATCTCTCAAGGTAAAAAGCATGAGAATCAATTCTCTGGTGGGCATCATGATGTACGAGCAAGAACACAAATGTCTTTCTCATGGTCAGTGGGCAGCATTCTGAGCATGCTCAGTGGGGTCTTCCTTTCTTGAAGAACAATCAAGTTGGGGTGGCTAAGAGCCATTAGCATGGATTAAGGCTATTTATGACTAAAGTGTACTGAAATGagttatatatttcaagaaaagtatatttttcatgatgataAGACTAAAACATTTATGGCTGCCCAAACCAAGTCAGTTACTGCAACATGGGTGCACATTTAAAGgcttttcttctttaattatgATATACACATCTAAAATTCCAGTTCCAAAGTGAATGGTATGAAGGATTACAAAGCCTCTCATTAATGTATCAAACGTACATGATGGGAGATGATTAGCTTAGACTTAAGTCGAAGCaaacaaatcatcatcatctaccaTACGACTGGCAAAAGCCTAGTTTCAAAAAAGGGGGACTTAAAAGGTGGACTACGTAAAAGCAAAGACCTAAGATTATACAAATAtggatgaaaaaagaaatacgTGCGCGAAAGAGGggtaaaaatgtgaataattgTTTTAAGGTGCGGGACACCTTCAGGATTCCTTCAATCAAAGCTCTAAAAACTGATTAAAGTGAGTGACAGAGCTGGGGTCTTACCTAGTCACTTCCAAGATAAAAAGTGATACTCTATTGCTTACGAGATCAAAAGTGCAATCTTGGAAGTATGGAAGTAACAAGCCCAAATACACCAATGGTAAACCTTTTGCATGAATATTGCAAAATTATACCACCAAAACacactaataaaaaagaagataaaaagcaAAGATTTCGGTACTTGTATAGATCTTTGAAAATTTATGGCAATAGACAGTCAACGACTACAGTAATTACTTGCTTCAAACTTAGATTCTATTTAAACAATTCTATACATAAGGAACACACTTACAAACTTCTAAGGATCCTAAATCTGGAGCTTCTAAGCATCACTGGTTACAGTGAACACTGCACAGCCCACTTAAGAAAGTACCTAATGTTCAATGCAGCAGCAACTCAGCCCCAGCTGCACTAATATactccttttacttttcattcaatcTCTTTGATTGCTTCCCTTTCAACTGTTTAACTTCTTTAACTTAACTTGGTCCTATTTTCATGTATAAGATTAAAGCCTATAGATGAACCCTACACATctagaaatatttagaaatctgACGTGGTGATTTTATTGAACTATTTTATAATAACCTAAATATTTAATCTAAAATAGTCAGTATAATAAGAAACATGCACTGACTTCTATGTGATTAAATCATCAAATACTGTACCTGTTTCTTCCTGAAAAGGCTATCAATGGTGTCAGCCAGCCCTGGTGGAGGCTTATCTTCAATGACCGTTATGTCACTAATGTTATATCCTGATATAAATTTAACTTCTGCAGTGTTTTCATCACCAAGCTCAACTAAAatagcactgaaaaagaaaattataacatttcAAATACAGAGCAGCATTTAACTATTACAACTAATAAACCAGACTACTACAGTAcaggtatactgtacagtattttgtttgaATTACTGTATACAACCATGAACAAGTTTGCTCACATCAAGCATTGATATCTTGCAGCAAACAAGCCAATATTTACAGAAGACTAATGCTGAAGCACAGTATTATAGAAATTCCATCTACAGTGTCCTTGTGATACAATTTTTAGTCTGGAGACCTGTTTATGTACCTTCTAGTCCTTGATCTCAACCACAGCCTATTATATCTCAAGGGAACTGAAGATGAACAGAAGCTGTTGTAAGCtaatatttaatatgtaaaaatgtgaatataagaagaaaataaaaacaaatttcactaAATGATTGTTTATCTTCGATTATCAACTGGAACATGATCGTTCATCAATTTTTAATGACTTTATTactacaataattataaaaaaaataaatgaaactgctAGTTATAATACCTCAAGTGATTACTAGATggcattataaagtaaaattgctTGTTATAATATGCCAAGTGATTGTCAGAAGTAaccatacaaaaaatttataactgCAGTTAGAAGATTCAATGCATCCCCTGGTAATGAGGTTAACTACCTCTTACCTACTGCAGTTGTCATATCAATTTGGTAACCAGACCAGTAATTAACATTTCTAAACTCACAATTGGCCCTAAGGATGCTGTATAGTATTTAAATAAAGGATGGTAACTGCAGATTGAAAGAGTTACAGAAGTTGGATAGCTAAGCTAAAAGGGACCAAAGAGAATGAATGAGCTCAACAGCAGGCCTTATCCACAGACTTCccccactttttttctgtaaccCAAAATAGATACGCCAATCAAAGGGGTACAAAAGAAGGCACTCTGCAAATTAACAGCAATGTCCTTATGAGTCTTTTTCGTAAATATTCATCCACAGAAAACCCTATTCCAATACTTTTTCATGATGAACAAttatttagttgtttttattgtCACATCTATCTGAACAGAGATCATCAAGTTTGTATTTGATAACCATAATTTGATACGGATTGATGGTCACTACCCATTTTATCTTATATAACCTTTCTAGCCTGGTCATGAACCAAGAACCATATCAGGGTCTCACAACAAAGCCCTTGAACAAGCTTGCAAATAAATCATATCCAAAAGCCATCTCTCTCTGATAATTAAGATAGTGAGAAACTAGTTGAGTCATAACTATAAGCTCAAATGGATAAATACTTTACATGAAATTTGAGCCTATGGTCCAGTCTGGGGAAGGGAGGCCATTCTGCTCCAATCTATATACTCAAGAACATGGTGAAATGGGTTGGCAAGATTTAATGATCCAAGTGTCTACCAACTACCACTAGGTCGGCTGAGACAAACAGGTAAGGTACTGAAAAAGCTGAGTAGAGTATTCAACAATCAGCTTCAAAACTTAAGCAGTAGATATGAGCCTGATATATATGCCCTGGATATTGCATCTCTTAGCCAAAGTGAGATagtattctttttaaattgtcTGATGTCATGTCTTAACAGTTGAAAAGGAGTTAAGAACACTGTATCTACACCCTCAAGATAAAGAATCTTCCTTTTTCTAAAAGGCTTTATGAGATGCTGTAATGGGGTATGACTCAGAATACAGTAACTGGTTCTGCAAGATCTCTTTTTCAAGAACAGGAAAGTTCTTTGACTTGGTATAAAGGGTGTTGTCACCAAGTTTTTACTTCCTGGAATCTAAGTCTTGCCATTAAGTTTGAAGCAAAAGATGGATCCAGTGACAAACCTCTTCTCTAGCTCATCTCACACGACAGCAAGTGCAGCTCATTAACCACCTGGAGGATAAGGATGCCAAAGAGAAGTCTTCATATGACCTTACCATATTCAGGATGACTCTTATTCTGGAGGACCTACTGTTGGTGAAGGCACTTCCCTAAGTAGTGAAAGAGGTTTTTCAACTTCaaccatataaaaaaatccattaccAGTGTAGAAGTGCCTTAGAGAGGCAAGAAGTATTTCCTAATGTTGGATACTAACAATATCTTcaccaaacaaacatacaaaaaataacaacaaaactgcCAATCTAGGAATATCAACAGATTAGGGTAACCTTTTCTACAGTACAAATTTCACAGGTTTGCTTAGTAGAAGTTCAATGTTAATTTGTTTGATACAGTAATCCAGTGTTCCTATGAAAAACCAATCTATCACCTGGACAGTTTGGTAGGCATTATGTTGCAATGAAGTTGAGTGCACCAAGATAGCTTGACAGACATTATGCTGCAATGAAACTGAGTGAAATAGGCCTAACACAGCAGCCTGGACAACATAAGCAGGTAAGAGGGACAGTACAGGAAGTCAACATATTCAGGCTGTCCCAATAATGACTCTGTTGTAAATTTCAGCCATTTGGACAATAACTCTTTGTTAATTCACTAAATATGGCTGAAGGAAATGTCATTCCCTTTAGGTCATCCCTTAAACACAGTATCCCTATTCAATGTTGCCCAAGCAAGGTATGGCAAGCAGTAAACAGTTCCTTGTTCAGAGAATAGACAACAGGTCTCCTGACATGGATTCCCATAACATTCAGCATTATATGCaaatttccaaatgaaaatcCTATTCAGGTGACACTTGTTAATCCAGATGACAGGATGTTAGTTATTTTCTACCACTTGAATCTACTACTGTACACTGATGATCCCAAATAAATTTGGTAATACTGTACTGGGCTCTCCCTCTTTTGTCCAGTTAATAAACCTTAGTGTCATACTGTGCATTCACTGTAGATGGTATTAAAGGGTCTTTGCAACATTCCAACAGTCTGATCTGCTGGCCAGCAACTCTTTCCCTTACCAACCAGGAACTAGGTAGCTGTATTGCCTGACTCCTGCACTTCATAGTATAGCTATCAGCTTCTCCACTGTTAACAAGTTTTACAAAGGACTGCCACAAAACCATGGTGTACAAACTTGTCAAAGATATTAGTAAAGGCTGAGGGAAAGGAGGAGTCCAGAGAGAACAGGTGATTGAAGAAGGAAACGCTACAAGTAACTATATGTGAGACTGAACTTAAGAAGATTACTggagaaaataatttgcaaatgaATAGTTTGCAAGAGGACTAAGCAAGGCATTTGAAGCTGCTAAGAAATCACTTGTCAAAGTATGAATTCCTTTCAGCTATGCATAAATTAATGTTCTGATCTGGAAGGAAATATTAGAATGCAGAGTGAAGTTTTAAAGAAGCAGAATTAATGTGGTAAAATTAAGCACAAGGAAGATACAAAGAAGatagatataaaagaaagaaaatgttctataTTTGGTACCAGTATAAtaaacgaagaagaatttttacttCTCCTGGTCAGTTATATCCTTTAATGAACCCTTTCCTTGTACTACCCAAACAAGCCATAAACACAGTTACAACAACACATGaaatcattaaagaaattaaaactaaaaaagaagaacGAAGAATGCTTAGGTTCATACTGAAAGCTAATGATCACATAAAACATAATGATAAGGTAATCAAAATccagaaaaaatacattactatAGCTATAAGAGAATtaaaagagggaagggaaagcATGGAAGACCCTTTTCCTGCTATTCAAACAGTGAAATGTGATGtacataaatgcaaaatacatGACTGGGAAGAAAGTTCATGTGACAAAACTTTCTAGAGACAGAGGGTCTGCAGGGGCTGTGGTATTAGTGATGCAAGGTGGGGGTGCATGTTGAGTGGGGTAGTTAAGAACACACAATGaacaagggggcattctctctccatacctgttcaACATGTACACGgaatgccctgaatgtcaaaatgaactcactcccaatcggatgcactatcaacgaaacaacaataaacaacctctgttacacTAACGATATGGtcctgatttccccatcagtgaaAGGTCTCCAGCTACTCATCGGCACCTgccaccaatatgcagagaaatCTGACATCCTATACAacaaaaccaagacccagtgtatgtcgctgctcccgggATCACTTAAGCATactgcagaaccactaattttcctcggaaatcatcgtctggaattcgtgcatgaatttccgtatttggccacattatcacggacgacctaaaagatacggcaggcatagaacagaggcgtcgtaaactatgtgcaactggcaacatgattgcaaggaggtttgccttctgtcaccgaggaatgaaactgctgctcttccgctcgtactgctacagtatatatgggtgttccctttggatgaactatacccgagagaccatgagacatatcactgttgttcacaatgacattctgagatgcCTCACAAACACTACTCACTATCACTCAGACACggagatgttcatagaaaactgcctggataatttgaaaatcattgtgaggtgAACAATGTTCAGTCTGATCACccaactgagaaacagcagcaattcgctcatacaaagcatcctaagcaatGAGGCAAGATCTAAAttttgggaaagatggaataatgaggtgtctgttccttaaatgactttttctcaatttttgcaatttggaagtgtcatctccagaatctgtcattcttattattatattattattattatatttctacatttcttgttacttttggtatttttacttt
Proteins encoded:
- the LOC136845827 gene encoding gem-associated protein 6-like, translated to MTEKHKIFTNDPVQQRALIHTRVEVTTTNKQTHIGWVYTIDPVSESAILVELGDENTAEVKFISGYNISDITVIEDKPPPGLADTIDSLFRKKQVHYSSREIVERRESLCVWLAGNRVPYTIRDDMSIEVLQTAVISPPYEPGSIQCTNEVVLDKVMKLVQQMPANS